The Halocalculus aciditolerans genome includes a window with the following:
- a CDS encoding YeeE/YedE family protein: protein MTTLPLVLTLDQPFPRGVLPYLLGGVLIGLGVSVIYLATGIIAGASTFLETTLSYASGVSRLNQPKYLASRDWRVLFTLGMVGGAAAYTLAFADPWTTQVQPWRLLGGGVLVGVGTRLGKGCTSGHGVCGIGSLSETSIVNVATFMAFAVGTALLVAAVGVTP from the coding sequence ATGACGACACTCCCACTCGTCCTCACGCTCGACCAGCCGTTCCCGCGCGGCGTCCTCCCCTACCTCCTCGGCGGCGTCCTCATCGGGCTCGGCGTCTCCGTCATCTATCTCGCCACCGGCATCATCGCGGGCGCGAGCACCTTCCTCGAAACGACGCTCTCCTACGCCTCCGGCGTCTCGCGGCTGAACCAGCCGAAGTACCTCGCCTCTCGCGACTGGCGCGTGCTCTTCACGCTCGGCATGGTCGGCGGCGCGGCCGCCTACACGCTCGCGTTCGCCGACCCCTGGACCACGCAGGTCCAGCCGTGGCGGCTCCTCGGCGGCGGCGTCCTCGTCGGCGTCGGGACCCGCCTCGGGAAGGGCTGTACGAGCGGCCACGGCGTCTGCGGCATCGGCTCGCTCTCCGAGACCAGCATCGTCAACGTGGCGACGTTCATGGCGTTCGCCGTCGGCACCGCGCTCCTCGTCGCCGCCGTCGGGGTGACTCCGTAA
- a CDS encoding YeeE/YedE family protein: MTREPPASDPGKDGQGALFNLVVLLGGGTFGVGLAVSGMAKPEVVLDFLQLDDLGLLFVMGGAAGVTMLVFAVATRYLGSAPLTGRRYTKRVKSMDRNVLVGGAIFGVGWGVSGICPGAAYASVGLGNWPILWAILGMFVGAYAQAYWRSRGSASASASD; the protein is encoded by the coding sequence ATGACCCGAGAACCACCCGCGAGCGACCCCGGGAAAGACGGGCAGGGCGCGCTCTTCAACCTCGTCGTCCTCCTCGGCGGCGGCACCTTCGGCGTCGGCCTCGCCGTCTCCGGGATGGCGAAACCCGAAGTAGTATTGGACTTCCTCCAGCTCGACGACCTCGGCCTGCTCTTCGTGATGGGGGGCGCGGCGGGCGTGACGATGCTCGTCTTCGCCGTCGCCACTCGCTATCTCGGGAGCGCGCCGCTCACCGGGCGGCGATACACGAAGCGAGTGAAGTCGATGGACCGGAACGTCCTCGTCGGCGGCGCGATATTCGGCGTCGGCTGGGGCGTCTCGGGCATCTGCCCCGGCGCGGCGTACGCCAGCGTCGGCCTCGGGAACTGGCCCATCCTCTGGGCCATCCTGGGGATGTTCGTCGGCGCGTACGCCCAGGCCTACTGGCGCTCCCGCGGGTCAGCCTCGGCGAGCGCGAGCGACTGA
- a CDS encoding HD domain-containing protein, whose translation MATKQLKDPVHGYIELDEALVERVVDTRPFQRLRYVRQLSATYLVYPGANHTRFEHSLGVYHLGRTVFENLRTQSYFTRNTDTETLDEIQRTLECACLLHDVGHPPFSHLAERFLDTDDLRARLDDRGLLAAFADAGLGDGPIRDASPHELLGCLVVLREYADTIADLGADPFEVCAYVLGYSLVYERGGPWQFGLGAQLLHSPIDVDRLDYITRDNRMTGADVLSFDTDRMIDAYTAHPEEGLALSDKALSTIGNYLEGRIALYMWVTQHHKSVYANVLLREMLVELDGVADASPVTVDAVLDDEIDDNTLMEAFRTTARDNSDSTLAALYDRFRARRFPKTCWKHRIAYADRVDADLDAFGDWLLDNRSRLRDALADRLDLPRYDVWIERSYVPEYEPAELKDIPIAYGGTTRSVGDWGLYGERAFDTPIPFVFVPDGSKDRATELLVEQFHAEQE comes from the coding sequence GTGGCGACGAAGCAGCTCAAAGACCCCGTTCACGGCTACATCGAACTCGACGAGGCGCTCGTGGAGCGCGTCGTCGACACGCGGCCGTTCCAGCGCCTGCGGTACGTCCGCCAGCTCTCCGCCACCTACCTCGTCTACCCGGGCGCGAACCACACGCGCTTCGAGCACTCGCTCGGCGTCTACCACCTCGGCCGCACCGTCTTCGAGAACCTCCGCACGCAGTCCTATTTCACGCGGAACACGGATACAGAGACGCTCGACGAGATACAGCGGACGCTGGAGTGCGCGTGCCTCCTGCACGACGTCGGCCACCCGCCGTTCTCGCACCTCGCCGAGCGCTTCCTCGACACCGACGACCTCCGCGCGCGCCTCGACGACCGCGGCCTGCTCGCGGCGTTCGCGGACGCGGGGCTCGGCGACGGCCCGATTCGGGACGCCAGCCCCCACGAACTCCTCGGCTGCCTCGTCGTCCTCCGGGAGTACGCGGACACCATCGCGGACTTGGGCGCGGACCCGTTCGAGGTCTGCGCGTACGTCCTCGGGTACAGCCTCGTCTACGAGCGCGGCGGCCCCTGGCAGTTCGGCCTCGGCGCACAGCTCCTCCACTCGCCCATCGACGTCGACCGCCTCGACTACATCACGCGGGACAACCGGATGACGGGCGCGGACGTCCTCAGCTTCGACACCGACCGGATGATCGACGCCTACACCGCCCACCCCGAAGAGGGCCTCGCGCTCTCGGACAAAGCGCTCAGCACCATCGGGAACTACCTGGAGGGCCGCATCGCGCTCTACATGTGGGTGACCCAACACCACAAGTCGGTGTACGCGAACGTCCTCCTGCGGGAGATGCTGGTCGAACTCGACGGCGTCGCCGACGCGTCACCCGTCACCGTCGACGCCGTCCTCGACGACGAAATCGACGACAACACGCTCATGGAGGCGTTCCGCACGACCGCGCGCGACAACTCCGACTCGACGCTCGCGGCGCTCTACGACCGCTTCCGCGCGCGGCGCTTCCCGAAGACCTGCTGGAAACACCGCATCGCGTACGCCGACCGCGTCGACGCCGACCTCGACGCCTTCGGCGACTGGCTCCTCGATAATCGCTCTCGGCTCCGCGACGCTCTCGCCGACCGCCTCGACCTCCCCCGCTACGACGTCTGGATCGAACGGTCCTACGTCCCCGAGTACGAACCCGCCGAACTGAAAGACATCCCCATCGCCTACGGCGGCACGACGCGCTCCGTCGGCGACTGGGGGCTCTACGGCGAACGCGCCTTCGACACCCCCATTCCCTTCGTCTTCGTCCCCGACGGGTCGAAGGACCGCGCGACCGAACTCCTCGTCGAACAGTTCCACGCGGAACAGGAGTGA
- a CDS encoding DsbA family protein codes for MTNPSRRAVLAASGTALAGALAGCSGGGGGGGGGSESDAVANAPLPADTSTTYATMGSADADAHVTYVGNWKCPYCAQFDTGWFPEFVTDYVETAAVQLTYRALAYTPSGEPFLGEDASRAARAGLSLWDAAPESYWRFHTYVFANQPPEDETWATTDRLVSMMESAGVSADVRSTVRADLEGTKYSEAVRETTTFAQNNDISGTPMLVVDGDLYNPLQEEDTRAAIENATST; via the coding sequence ATGACGAACCCTTCTCGGCGTGCGGTCCTCGCGGCGTCCGGAACGGCACTCGCGGGTGCGCTCGCCGGCTGTAGCGGCGGCGGCGGTGGCGGCGGTGGCGGGTCGGAGAGCGACGCCGTGGCGAACGCGCCGCTCCCCGCGGACACGTCGACGACGTACGCGACGATGGGGTCGGCGGACGCCGACGCGCACGTCACCTACGTCGGAAACTGGAAGTGCCCGTACTGCGCGCAGTTCGACACCGGCTGGTTCCCGGAGTTCGTCACGGACTACGTCGAAACGGCCGCCGTGCAGTTGACGTACCGGGCGCTCGCGTACACGCCGAGCGGCGAGCCGTTCCTCGGCGAGGACGCCTCCCGGGCGGCGCGCGCCGGCCTCTCGCTCTGGGACGCCGCCCCCGAGTCCTACTGGCGGTTCCACACGTACGTCTTCGCGAACCAGCCGCCGGAGGACGAGACGTGGGCGACGACCGACCGCCTCGTCTCCATGATGGAGTCCGCGGGCGTCTCCGCCGACGTTCGCTCCACCGTCCGCGCCGACCTCGAGGGAACGAAGTACAGCGAGGCCGTCCGCGAGACGACGACGTTCGCGCAGAACAACGACATCTCCGGCACGCCGATGCTGGTCGTCGACGGCGACCTCTACAACCCGCTTCAGGAGGAGGACACGCGGGCCGCAATCGAGAACGCGACGTCGACGTAG
- a CDS encoding histidine kinase N-terminal 7TM domain-containing protein, whose product MHWEQALLFYPLLFAALVSVATAVGFVVRTPNQRLRTDARWFVVLAVSVGLWAAGTAFAVTATTGEGTFGGAAIAWLGVSATAIAWPLFVAAYTNRRRWLRASRVLGVAVIPAVSYFAALTNPVHGLFVIGLDTATGSDLGTVVAEPGPVLVVFVAYTLAVDIVTLGWLASSARDATGTDRRQYRLVFVAGAVPFAASVTHLVLAPQSVDFTPVTFGVTVPLLGLTLLELHDRGLVRRAHGELLESLPDGVVVVDDAGRVADVNTAAERLFGDIVGSRFADAAADYPTLRGLEPADGAVELTAALDGEHVVFDARVAAIEDDDIRPTGHLYLLRDVTERRRTEVRYQTLLEDSAALVSVVSADGEITYASPAHESVLGHAPGDLVGESVFAFVHPEDREHAVERFERLLDDDEPDQTRIEYRFRTGDGAWRRLESSGEDFRSQPFLGGVVITSQDVTERVRDAHRLDLLNRVLRHDVRNAMNVIEGNATLIAERAESETVAERADTIKRRARSLAEMSDEARTLDHAITAIDETTCVDVSAILASCVTAVRERYPDATWTVDIEGDRWAYTDPLIGDAIEIVVERAADDADPDPAVTVKCERVTVDDEPFVEIRVVDDGRPIGDQDRRVLEHGEETTLEHGTGIRTWFVNWVVTASGGSVTVDERDDGRNAVTLRLPGTDDGDAVPDADALDADARGT is encoded by the coding sequence ATGCACTGGGAGCAGGCCCTCCTGTTCTACCCGCTGCTCTTCGCCGCTCTCGTGTCCGTCGCGACGGCCGTCGGGTTCGTCGTGCGGACGCCCAATCAGCGGCTCCGCACCGACGCCCGGTGGTTCGTCGTGCTCGCGGTCTCCGTCGGCCTCTGGGCGGCCGGGACGGCGTTCGCCGTCACGGCGACGACGGGCGAGGGGACGTTCGGCGGGGCGGCCATCGCCTGGCTCGGCGTGAGTGCGACCGCCATCGCGTGGCCGCTCTTCGTCGCCGCGTACACGAACCGCCGGCGGTGGCTGCGCGCGAGCCGCGTCCTCGGCGTCGCCGTCATTCCGGCCGTCTCCTACTTCGCGGCGCTCACGAACCCCGTGCACGGGCTGTTCGTCATCGGCCTCGACACGGCGACCGGGAGCGACCTCGGGACCGTCGTCGCCGAACCCGGCCCCGTGCTCGTGGTCTTCGTCGCGTACACGCTCGCGGTCGACATCGTGACTCTCGGCTGGCTCGCGTCCAGTGCCCGCGACGCCACGGGGACCGACCGCCGCCAGTACCGCCTCGTCTTCGTCGCCGGCGCGGTCCCGTTCGCCGCGAGCGTCACCCACCTCGTCCTCGCCCCGCAGTCCGTCGACTTCACGCCCGTCACGTTCGGCGTGACCGTCCCGCTCCTCGGCCTCACGCTCCTCGAACTCCACGACCGCGGCCTCGTCCGGCGGGCGCACGGCGAACTCCTCGAATCCCTCCCGGACGGCGTCGTCGTCGTGGACGACGCCGGCCGCGTCGCCGACGTGAACACCGCGGCCGAACGGCTCTTCGGCGACATCGTCGGCAGCCGGTTCGCGGACGCCGCCGCCGACTACCCGACGCTCCGCGGCCTCGAACCCGCGGACGGCGCGGTCGAGCTGACCGCGGCGCTCGACGGCGAGCACGTCGTCTTCGACGCCCGCGTCGCCGCCATCGAAGACGACGACATCAGGCCGACCGGCCACCTCTACCTCCTGCGCGACGTCACCGAGCGCCGCCGGACCGAAGTCCGCTATCAGACGCTCCTCGAGGACTCCGCCGCGCTCGTCTCCGTCGTGTCCGCGGACGGCGAAATAACGTACGCCAGCCCCGCCCACGAATCCGTCCTCGGACACGCCCCCGGGGACCTCGTCGGCGAGAGCGTCTTCGCCTTCGTCCACCCGGAGGACCGCGAGCACGCCGTCGAGCGCTTCGAACGCCTGCTCGACGACGACGAACCCGACCAGACCCGTATCGAATACCGATTCAGAACGGGCGACGGCGCGTGGCGACGCCTCGAATCCTCGGGCGAGGACTTCCGCTCCCAGCCGTTCCTCGGCGGCGTCGTCATCACGAGCCAGGACGTCACGGAGCGCGTGCGGGACGCCCACCGCCTCGACCTCTTGAACCGCGTGCTCCGCCACGACGTCCGGAACGCGATGAACGTCATCGAGGGGAACGCCACCCTCATCGCGGAGCGCGCGGAGAGCGAAACGGTCGCCGAGCGTGCGGACACCATCAAGCGGCGCGCGCGCTCGCTCGCGGAGATGAGCGACGAAGCGCGGACGCTGGACCACGCGATCACCGCCATCGACGAGACGACCTGCGTCGACGTGAGCGCGATACTCGCGTCCTGCGTCACCGCCGTCCGAGAGCGCTACCCGGACGCGACGTGGACGGTCGACATCGAGGGCGACCGCTGGGCGTACACCGACCCGCTCATCGGCGACGCCATCGAAATCGTCGTCGAGCGCGCCGCCGACGACGCGGACCCCGACCCCGCCGTCACCGTGAAGTGCGAGCGCGTCACCGTCGACGACGAGCCGTTCGTCGAGATCCGCGTCGTCGACGACGGCCGCCCCATCGGCGACCAGGACCGCCGCGTCCTCGAACACGGCGAGGAGACCACGCTCGAACACGGCACCGGCATCCGAACGTGGTTCGTGAACTGGGTCGTGACCGCGAGCGGCGGGAGCGTCACCGTCGACGAACGGGACGACGGTCGGAACGCCGTCACGCTCCGCCTCCCCGGAACCGACGACGGCGACGCGGTACCAGACGCCGACGCGCTGGACGCCGACGCTCGTGGCACGTAA
- a CDS encoding Lrp/AsnC family transcriptional regulator: protein MTDSFDVDLDEMDIAILRRVEADYDVNLSDLADDLGMSKSAIHYRLQKLKDADVVESVSADVNPLALGLDHLLITEISVVHETGYAEDIGADLADVPGVEQVYYTMGDVDFVVLSRVQNRDQLNELVDAFVAIDGVNETSSRFVMGELSTGGRPTSGLSTEMEENVLNG, encoded by the coding sequence ATGACCGATTCGTTCGACGTCGACCTGGACGAGATGGATATCGCCATCCTCCGGCGCGTCGAGGCGGACTACGACGTGAACCTGAGCGACCTCGCCGACGACCTCGGCATGTCGAAATCCGCGATACACTACCGCCTCCAGAAGCTCAAGGACGCCGACGTCGTCGAATCCGTCTCCGCCGACGTGAACCCGCTCGCGCTCGGCCTCGACCACCTCCTCATCACCGAGATCTCCGTCGTCCACGAGACGGGCTACGCCGAGGATATCGGTGCCGACCTCGCCGACGTCCCCGGCGTCGAACAGGTCTACTACACCATGGGCGACGTCGACTTCGTCGTCCTCTCCCGCGTCCAGAACCGCGACCAGCTCAACGAGCTCGTCGACGCCTTCGTCGCCATCGACGGCGTCAACGAGACCTCCAGCCGCTTCGTGATGGGTGAACTCTCCACCGGCGGTCGCCCGACCAGCGGCCTCTCCACCGAAATGGAGGAGAACGTCCTCAACGGCTGA
- the rdfA gene encoding rod-determining factor RdfA, with protein MSVETTRDVACDCKAGRVAAAYGLDDLDDELERRWLGEGRERESLRSLADYANRRVLRSAMRDAGMEVIDGEVENTYRLLTDSDTSAGDRTQVERRLERAGVDVDAVESDFVSHQTVHTHLRECRDVSREEADRDRVESARRTIFSLQSRTEAVVEDSLSRLAGDELALDDVDAFVDIQVVCEACGRQQEVGALIDRGGCTCQLD; from the coding sequence ATGTCCGTGGAGACGACTCGGGACGTGGCGTGTGACTGTAAGGCCGGGCGGGTGGCGGCGGCGTACGGCCTCGACGACCTCGACGACGAACTCGAACGCCGGTGGCTCGGCGAGGGCCGGGAGCGCGAGAGCCTCCGGTCGCTCGCCGACTACGCGAACCGCCGCGTCCTGCGTTCCGCGATGCGGGACGCCGGGATGGAGGTCATCGACGGCGAAGTCGAGAACACCTACCGCCTCCTCACGGACAGCGACACGAGCGCCGGCGACCGCACGCAGGTCGAACGCCGCCTCGAACGCGCCGGCGTCGACGTCGACGCCGTCGAATCCGACTTCGTCTCCCACCAGACCGTCCACACCCACCTCCGCGAGTGCCGCGACGTTTCCCGCGAGGAAGCCGACCGCGACCGCGTCGAATCCGCTCGCCGCACTATCTTCTCCCTCCAGAGTCGCACGGAGGCCGTCGTCGAGGACTCCCTCTCCCGGCTCGCCGGCGACGAACTCGCGCTCGACGACGTCGACGCGTTCGTCGACATCCAAGTCGTCTGCGAGGCCTGCGGCCGCCAGCAGGAGGTCGGCGCGCTCATCGACCGCGGCGGCTGCACCTGCCAGCTCGACTGA